The Methylomarinum vadi genome has a window encoding:
- a CDS encoding YqaJ viral recombinase family protein has product MINHAQRLKSIGASEAAAAIGINPYCTQVDLWMEKTWDKNSLPPMR; this is encoded by the coding sequence ATGATCAACCACGCACAGCGCTTAAAGTCTATCGGGGCATCAGAAGCCGCGGCAGCCATTGGAATCAATCCCTACTGTACACAGGTCGATCTATGGATGGAAAAAACTTGGGATAAAAATTCACTTCCACCGATGCGTTAG
- a CDS encoding PEP-CTERM sorting domain-containing protein: protein MYYKIFVPLCVILFALTAPVRAATLDIQNGQLMGAFGVIVGESLYDVQFIDDTCANLFDGCDEPGDFLFQVETDAAIASNALLSQVFIDLDGYRFDSDPSLTHGCQNWSLCEAITVFWVDVVGDEIDARSAWNTAPDCWSNCDHIVARQPTQLYWYDEVVLTTETMVYAVWSPSNGQESATVPEPATLTLMFFGFAGIGFARMKKRGA, encoded by the coding sequence TTGTACTACAAAATATTTGTACCTCTTTGCGTAATTTTGTTCGCTCTAACTGCACCGGTACGAGCTGCAACTTTAGATATACAAAACGGACAGCTTATGGGTGCGTTTGGTGTCATTGTAGGAGAATCGTTATATGACGTTCAATTTATCGACGATACCTGCGCGAACTTATTTGATGGTTGTGACGAGCCAGGGGACTTTTTGTTTCAGGTTGAGACAGATGCTGCCATTGCCTCAAACGCTTTATTGTCGCAGGTATTTATAGATTTAGATGGGTACCGATTTGACTCTGATCCTTCGTTGACTCATGGTTGTCAGAATTGGTCTTTGTGCGAAGCTATCACTGTTTTTTGGGTAGATGTTGTCGGTGATGAGATCGACGCGAGGAGCGCTTGGAACACCGCTCCAGATTGTTGGAGCAATTGTGATCACATTGTTGCACGACAACCTACCCAACTGTATTGGTATGATGAGGTAGTGTTGACAACGGAGACCATGGTTTATGCGGTTTGGTCTCCATCCAACGGCCAAGAATCCGCTACAGTACCTGAACCCGCTACGCTGACCCTAATGTTCTTCGGGTTCGCAGGTATTGGATTTGCCCGGATGAAGAAGCGGGGCGCCTAA
- a CDS encoding integrase arm-type DNA-binding domain-containing protein: MAEKINFTQQRIENLPSPGTGRTDYYDTTCPKLTCRVSNTGNKSFVVLKKNEAGKVQRITLGRFPDISVSQARKLAIETLSELADGIDPIEEKRKKRYQAITLQQLFDIYLEDKPELREASKLDYSRKLRQGFSDWLNKPINEVTRDMVKARRNSFTGGRDNKMRVLRLLMTYAYQTLKAIEENPVDILKEGKLWAKAKRKKRMIPSDSLKDWYEAVLSLDNEKAKVYLLLLLHTGLRDQDIRYLEWKDVDFKNDCFVARDTKNHTDFTAYIAPQVKPYLRNLQSLTGNDRYMFPGETKDGVMGIPRKPITQVCKQTGIEFSSHDLKRTFLTIGEAAMIPFSLLKALANHKTDGDVTGGYINPEAKTMKAATFKIADYIHQHTAPANDNVITLKSSGQ, encoded by the coding sequence ATGGCTGAAAAAATCAATTTCACGCAACAAAGAATTGAAAACCTTCCATCTCCAGGAACCGGAAGAACTGATTATTACGATACAACATGCCCTAAACTGACTTGCAGAGTCAGCAACACGGGAAATAAGAGTTTTGTAGTTCTAAAAAAGAACGAAGCGGGAAAAGTTCAACGCATTACTTTAGGGCGTTTCCCTGATATTTCTGTTTCCCAAGCGCGTAAGTTGGCGATCGAGACACTATCCGAATTAGCGGATGGCATTGACCCCATTGAAGAAAAACGCAAGAAACGTTATCAGGCCATTACTCTGCAACAACTTTTTGACATTTACCTGGAGGACAAGCCGGAACTTCGGGAAGCTTCGAAGTTGGACTACAGCAGAAAACTGAGACAAGGCTTTTCCGATTGGCTGAATAAGCCGATCAACGAAGTCACCCGCGATATGGTCAAGGCGCGGCGTAACAGCTTCACTGGCGGACGGGATAACAAGATGCGCGTGTTGCGTTTGCTGATGACTTACGCATACCAAACCCTAAAAGCCATTGAAGAAAACCCTGTCGATATTTTGAAAGAAGGCAAGCTTTGGGCGAAAGCAAAGCGGAAAAAACGGATGATCCCGAGCGACAGCTTGAAGGATTGGTATGAAGCTGTTTTAAGCCTGGATAACGAAAAAGCCAAAGTCTACCTCTTGTTATTACTACATACCGGCTTAAGGGATCAAGATATCCGCTATCTGGAATGGAAGGATGTTGACTTCAAGAATGATTGCTTTGTCGCCCGTGACACCAAGAACCATACCGACTTCACTGCCTACATTGCGCCCCAAGTAAAGCCATATCTCAGAAATCTGCAAAGTCTTACCGGTAATGACCGTTATATGTTTCCTGGTGAAACCAAAGACGGCGTGATGGGGATCCCACGTAAACCTATAACCCAAGTCTGCAAACAAACTGGCATTGAGTTTTCCAGCCATGATCTAAAACGCACCTTCCTGACAATCGGTGAGGCGGCTATGATCCCCTTCTCTCTACTCAAGGCCCTGGCGAATCATAAGACCGATGGCGACGTTACCGGCGGCTATATCAACCCAGAAGCCAAAACAATGAAGGCTGCAACGTTCAAAATCGCCGATTACATCCATCAACACACCGCACCAGCAAATGATAATGTGATTACTCTAAAATCAAGCGGCCAGTAG
- a CDS encoding Fic family protein has product MKKPNSPTPPDELLEKHINAMNKILRCKLTPLHNEKYIHWDKLRHLSPPDDLTHEQWWLGIKFARMTQFKELPILNVRDSPFEYMLTDSALSMLHKIDSQASGRIGFSSSVTTEETRDRFIFNSLVEEAITSSQLEGASTTRQNAVDMIRYQRKPKDKSEKMIMNNYIAMNMIREMINQPLTFESLMNLHRVLTEETLDDPTAAGRLQKPGEERVTVVDNASMKVLHNPPPAEKLRERIEAMLKFANETESETFIHPVIRAIILHFWLAYEHPFLDGNGRTARALFYWSMLRHGYWLFEYISISRILKNAPAKYGRSYLETETDDNDLTYFINYQLEVIDQALQDLEKYLERKAKQVKQAEKLLKHSNLNHRELALISHAIRHPGHEYSVKSHQVSHRIAYATSRADLIHLHKLGLLEQRRIGAKTLEFIAPDNLEEIIRGIAIDRFI; this is encoded by the coding sequence ATGAAAAAACCGAACTCCCCTACTCCGCCGGATGAACTGCTGGAAAAACACATCAACGCAATGAACAAGATATTGCGTTGCAAATTAACGCCTCTTCACAACGAGAAATACATCCATTGGGACAAGCTTCGGCATCTTTCCCCTCCAGACGATCTAACACACGAACAATGGTGGCTAGGCATTAAGTTTGCGCGTATGACTCAGTTCAAAGAGCTGCCAATTTTAAACGTGCGGGATTCACCCTTTGAATACATGCTTACTGACAGTGCATTATCGATGCTACATAAAATCGATAGCCAGGCCAGCGGGAGAATCGGCTTTTCGTCATCAGTCACCACAGAGGAAACCAGGGACCGGTTTATTTTTAACTCATTGGTTGAGGAAGCTATTACCTCCAGCCAACTCGAGGGTGCATCAACCACCCGGCAAAACGCTGTCGACATGATCCGCTACCAACGTAAGCCGAAAGACAAAAGCGAAAAAATGATCATGAACAATTACATTGCCATGAACATGATTCGTGAAATGATAAACCAACCATTGACCTTTGAAAGTCTGATGAACCTTCATCGCGTATTGACTGAGGAAACATTGGACGATCCAACGGCCGCCGGTAGGTTGCAAAAGCCCGGAGAAGAACGGGTGACCGTAGTAGACAATGCTTCGATGAAAGTCTTGCACAATCCGCCGCCAGCAGAAAAATTGCGGGAGCGAATCGAAGCCATGTTGAAGTTCGCCAACGAGACAGAAAGCGAAACCTTCATCCACCCTGTCATCCGAGCGATTATCCTGCATTTCTGGTTAGCCTATGAGCATCCTTTCTTAGATGGCAATGGTAGAACCGCAAGAGCATTATTTTATTGGTCCATGCTGCGTCACGGCTACTGGCTATTCGAATATATCTCCATATCCAGGATTCTAAAAAACGCTCCGGCCAAATATGGTCGCTCCTATCTAGAGACGGAAACCGATGACAACGATTTGACTTACTTCATCAACTATCAGTTGGAAGTCATCGACCAAGCACTTCAAGACTTGGAAAAGTATTTGGAGCGCAAAGCAAAACAGGTGAAACAAGCTGAAAAACTACTCAAACATTCCAACTTGAATCACCGAGAACTTGCTCTGATAAGCCATGCAATCCGCCATCCTGGACACGAATACTCAGTAAAATCCCATCAAGTCAGCCACCGCATTGCTTATGCGACATCTCGAGCGGATTTGATACATTTACACAAATTGGGATTATTGGAACAACGGCGCATTGGCGCTAAAACATTGGAATTTATTGCTCCGGATAATCTGGAGGAAATCATCCGAGGTATTGCAATAGACCGGTTTATCTGA
- a CDS encoding DUF6387 family protein encodes MEKPNWFDLENYRSLEQFNLKEWWVQLELRRDIRDFFSYGYSTNTKYEKFVTKVVEEIKKSGIVKTYLVELENIGSPLKPTVRDISALEIFSSSSLIQSKMPHNCYSDESFDNLLSGIDCTFNESKGHLLINLDASDEQLKRDFGNWLKTKKRPSSIYKNKTNFNTRNIESWIDMRLLPFIDLSIIFEAENIPYNIEDFGRWLFSDGTKYQDRENLLKTIRTRANWLIDSSTLSQMITQLENF; translated from the coding sequence ATGGAAAAACCTAATTGGTTCGATCTGGAAAATTATCGTTCTTTGGAACAATTTAACCTAAAAGAATGGTGGGTACAGTTAGAGCTAAGGAGAGATATTCGCGATTTTTTTAGCTATGGATACTCCACTAATACTAAATATGAAAAATTTGTAACCAAAGTTGTAGAAGAAATAAAAAAAAGCGGTATTGTTAAAACATATCTTGTAGAGTTGGAAAATATTGGAAGTCCTTTAAAACCAACTGTTCGTGACATAAGTGCATTGGAGATATTTTCTTCGAGCTCTCTTATTCAGAGCAAAATGCCACATAATTGTTATAGCGATGAAAGTTTTGATAATTTACTAAGTGGTATTGATTGCACTTTTAATGAGTCGAAAGGACATTTATTAATCAATTTGGATGCGTCTGATGAGCAATTAAAAAGAGATTTTGGAAATTGGTTAAAAACTAAGAAAAGACCATCAAGCATTTATAAGAATAAAACTAATTTCAATACCCGTAATATTGAATCCTGGATAGATATGCGATTGCTACCATTTATTGATTTATCGATTATTTTCGAAGCTGAAAATATTCCATATAACATAGAAGATTTTGGTAGATGGCTTTTTAGTGACGGAACAAAATATCAAGACAGGGAAAATTTGCTCAAAACTATAAGAACGCGTGCGAATTGGCTAATCGACTCATCGACGCTTTCTCAAATGATTACACAGCTAGAAAATTTTTAG
- a CDS encoding helix-turn-helix domain-containing protein, giving the protein MTQKVTLTDDELVDQTTAGRLLCIPPATLQKWRSTGENNIPFVKIGRNVRYRTVDLREYIERHTKRSGVAA; this is encoded by the coding sequence ATGACACAAAAAGTCACATTAACCGATGATGAGCTGGTAGACCAAACCACAGCAGGCCGCCTGCTCTGCATACCACCTGCAACCCTCCAAAAATGGCGCAGTACCGGAGAGAATAATATTCCGTTCGTTAAGATCGGGAGAAATGTTCGCTATCGGACGGTTGATCTTCGGGAATATATCGAGCGCCACACCAAGCGCAGTGGAGTGGCGGCATGA